One genomic segment of Deltaproteobacteria bacterium includes these proteins:
- a CDS encoding DEAD/DEAH box helicase family protein, whose amino-acid sequence MSANKFFPPRPDSKPTIYAYEDTNPQYKDLLKIGYTTVSAQSRVSQQYPTRRPGKPPFRIVVEESAMRNEGTVFTDHDVHRHLRSIGIKNPDGEWFKCTVADIKSAIIAIKTGEMNEENRSLDFKMRPEQVAAVEKTADYFRNFKKENHDKTPHFLWNAKMRFGKTFAAYQLAKQMKWSKVLVLTFKPAVQNAWEEDLKCHIDFRGWQFISPDGLSYEQADKKKPFICFGSFQDYLGKNKGTGGIKTKNEWVHSTNWDCVVFDEYHYGAWRESAKDLFEAEDSKEIKFEVGEGIEYYEEEIMPITTNANLYLSGTPFRAIASGEFIEEQIYNWTYTDEQRAKQTWTGDDNPYASLPRMVLLTYQLPDAIREIAMQGEFNEFDLNVFFSAEETGNKAKFTYQDEVQKWLDLIRGAFSETTIDNLKLGAKKPPMPFSDTRLLNLLSHTFWFLPSVASCHAMKNLLGQRQNKFYHDYEIIVAAGADAGIGVEALPPVFDAMDNPLNTKTITLSCGKLTTGVSVKPWTGIFMLRNSSSPETYFQAAFRVQTPWVIRNADSASPNKEQIIKQECYVFDFAPERALRQIADYSCRLNVNESNPEKKVEEFIRFLPVLAYDGSYMKQVDAAGILDIAMSGTTATLLARRWESALLVNVDNNTLQRLMNSKEAMTALMSIEGFRNLNQDIETIINKSDAVKKAKKEANDSDITAKEKKELTDEEKEYKSKRKEIQEKLIKFATRVPVFMYLTDYRERCLKDVITQLEPGLFKKVTGLSVKDFELLVSLGVFNSALMNDAVFKFKRYEDASLAYIGINKHEGEDIGLFDTVLSSKDYHAAFENVAEKV is encoded by the coding sequence ATGAGCGCTAATAAGTTCTTCCCACCACGCCCTGATTCCAAGCCAACAATCTACGCCTACGAGGATACGAATCCCCAATATAAAGACTTGCTCAAGATCGGATATACAACAGTTAGCGCTCAATCCCGTGTGTCGCAACAGTATCCAACGAGAAGACCTGGAAAGCCTCCGTTCAGGATCGTTGTTGAAGAATCGGCTATGCGAAATGAGGGTACTGTATTTACTGATCATGATGTGCATCGTCATTTAAGAAGTATCGGTATCAAGAATCCTGATGGCGAATGGTTTAAGTGTACGGTTGCCGATATAAAATCGGCCATCATCGCCATAAAAACAGGTGAGATGAACGAGGAAAATCGTTCGCTTGATTTCAAGATGCGGCCTGAACAGGTGGCTGCGGTTGAAAAAACTGCGGATTATTTTAGAAACTTTAAGAAAGAAAATCACGACAAGACCCCTCATTTTCTTTGGAACGCTAAAATGCGGTTTGGAAAAACCTTTGCCGCTTATCAACTTGCGAAACAAATGAAGTGGTCAAAGGTGCTGGTTTTGACCTTCAAGCCTGCGGTGCAGAATGCCTGGGAAGAGGATTTGAAATGCCATATTGATTTTAGAGGCTGGCAGTTTATATCTCCGGACGGTTTGTCCTATGAGCAAGCAGATAAGAAAAAGCCCTTTATTTGCTTTGGATCGTTTCAGGATTATCTTGGGAAAAATAAAGGTACAGGCGGGATTAAGACGAAAAACGAGTGGGTTCATTCAACCAATTGGGATTGTGTCGTATTTGATGAATACCACTATGGCGCATGGCGTGAAAGCGCCAAAGATCTTTTTGAGGCGGAAGATAGCAAGGAAATAAAATTTGAAGTGGGCGAAGGTATTGAGTATTACGAAGAAGAAATTATGCCTATAACTACGAATGCCAATTTATATCTTTCTGGCACACCTTTTCGGGCAATTGCCTCAGGCGAGTTTATTGAGGAGCAGATATATAACTGGACATATACCGATGAACAGCGGGCAAAGCAAACATGGACTGGTGATGACAATCCATATGCTTCTCTGCCCAGAATGGTGCTTCTTACATATCAACTGCCGGATGCTATCCGAGAAATAGCTATGCAGGGTGAGTTTAACGAGTTTGATTTGAATGTTTTTTTCTCAGCCGAGGAAACCGGGAATAAAGCAAAGTTCACATATCAGGATGAAGTTCAGAAATGGCTGGATTTAATTCGCGGCGCATTTTCAGAAACGACTATAGATAATCTGAAATTGGGCGCAAAAAAACCGCCGATGCCATTTTCAGATACGCGTTTGTTGAATCTCTTATCCCATACCTTTTGGTTTCTTCCGAGTGTGGCTTCTTGCCATGCAATGAAAAACCTTTTAGGCCAGCGGCAGAATAAGTTTTATCATGATTATGAAATCATTGTCGCAGCAGGCGCAGATGCCGGCATAGGTGTCGAGGCATTGCCGCCTGTATTTGATGCAATGGATAACCCATTGAATACAAAAACCATTACTTTATCCTGCGGCAAACTAACCACCGGCGTTTCTGTCAAGCCGTGGACGGGTATTTTCATGCTTCGCAATTCTTCAAGCCCTGAAACATATTTTCAAGCTGCATTTCGTGTGCAAACACCATGGGTTATCAGGAATGCGGACAGCGCTTCGCCTAACAAAGAACAAATCATCAAACAGGAATGCTATGTTTTTGACTTTGCGCCGGAAAGGGCATTACGGCAGATTGCCGATTATAGCTGCCGATTGAATGTGAATGAATCAAATCCAGAAAAAAAGGTGGAAGAGTTTATCAGATTTTTGCCTGTGCTTGCATACGATGGCAGTTATATGAAGCAGGTAGATGCTGCCGGTATTTTGGATATTGCCATGAGCGGAACAACCGCCACTCTCCTGGCACGGCGTTGGGAAAGCGCATTGTTGGTAAATGTTGATAATAATACATTGCAACGCCTGATGAATAGTAAAGAGGCTATGACTGCCTTGATGAGTATTGAGGGATTCAGAAATCTGAATCAGGATATTGAAACCATTATTAACAAGTCGGACGCTGTCAAGAAGGCAAAAAAAGAAGCTAATGATAGCGATATTACAGCCAAAGAGAAAAAAGAACTCACTGATGAAGAAAAAGAATACAAGAGCAAGAGAAAAGAAATACAGGAAAAGCTCATTAAGTTTGCCACGCGAGTGCCGGTGTTCATGTATTTGACAGATTATCGCGAGCGTTGCCTGAAAGATGTAATTACACAACTGGAACCTGGTCTTTTTAAAAAAGTAACAGGCTTGTCTGTGAAAGATTTTGAATTGCTTGTAAGCTTGGGCGTGTTTAACAGCGCATTGATGAACGACGCTGTCTTTAAATTCAAACGTTATGAAGACGCCAGTTTGGCATATATCGGGATAAACAAGCATGAAGGAGAGGATATTGGACTTTTTGATACTGTGTTAAGCTCAAAGGACTATCATGCGGCATTTGAAAATGTTGCGGAAAAAGTATAA
- a CDS encoding rod shape-determining protein, with protein MPFNYLLGLFSNDLAIDLGTANTVIYVKGKGIVSNEPSVVAVKTDGRGRKVLAVGKEAKRMLGKTPGNITAIRPMRDGVIADFEITEEMLKYFIRNVHKRRFGIRPRIIICIPSGITQVEQRAVRESALSAGASEVYLMEEPMAAAIGAGLPITEPSGNMIVDIGGGTSEVAVISLAGIVQSVSVRVAGDKMDEAIIQYIKRKHNLFIGTEAAEAIKINLGLAMPGEEKKTMEIKGRNLVTGIPTTMVLDGEEVREAMTEPITAIIEAVKSVLERTPPGLAADLVDKGIVLAGGGALLKNLDIILREEIQLPVTIADDPLTCVVRGAGKALDEMKLLREVSLPS; from the coding sequence ATGCCTTTTAATTATCTTCTAGGTCTATTCTCTAACGACCTTGCCATTGATCTGGGCACCGCAAATACAGTTATTTATGTAAAAGGCAAAGGGATTGTATCCAACGAACCTTCTGTAGTTGCTGTAAAAACGGATGGAAGGGGAAGAAAGGTTCTGGCTGTGGGGAAAGAGGCCAAGCGTATGCTTGGCAAAACACCCGGCAACATTACAGCCATACGCCCCATGAGAGACGGGGTAATAGCTGATTTTGAGATTACGGAAGAGATGCTGAAATATTTTATAAGAAATGTCCATAAAAGGAGATTTGGGATAAGACCCAGGATAATAATCTGCATACCTTCAGGCATAACGCAGGTAGAGCAGCGGGCTGTCAGGGAGTCAGCGCTTTCAGCAGGGGCAAGCGAGGTTTACCTCATGGAAGAACCGATGGCGGCAGCTATTGGCGCAGGTCTCCCCATAACAGAACCATCAGGAAATATGATAGTGGATATCGGCGGCGGCACATCGGAGGTTGCGGTTATATCTCTGGCAGGAATAGTTCAGTCCGTGTCAGTCAGGGTGGCAGGCGATAAAATGGATGAGGCTATTATTCAATATATAAAGAGAAAGCATAATCTTTTTATAGGCACAGAGGCGGCGGAGGCCATAAAGATAAATCTTGGATTGGCAATGCCTGGTGAAGAGAAAAAAACGATGGAGATAAAGGGGAGGAACCTTGTGACAGGCATACCAACAACAATGGTACTAGACGGCGAAGAGGTGCGGGAAGCGATGACAGAACCGATTACTGCCATAATAGAAGCGGTGAAATCTGTGCTGGAGAGAACCCCGCCCGGCCTTGCGGCAGACCTTGTTGATAAAGGGATTGTGTTGGCCGGCGGAGGGGCGCTTTTGAAAAACCTTGATATAATCTTAAGAGAAGAGATACAACTGCCGGTAACTATTGCAGATGACCCTCTGACATGCGTTGTCCGCGGCGCCGGTAAGGCGCTGGATGAGATGAAACTCTTAAGAGAGGTGTCTCTTCCGTCTTAA
- the mreC gene encoding rod shape-determining protein MreC, protein MVSFVKKHQLIITSTLLCLLALHIASTNTKGIGGTIVTGKVISLVTSPVQYGISSAIKKIKTIWASYIYLINVNMENTLLKNDIEKLREDNNQLKEALLLNNRLKEMLAFKQEAAPTAGAASVIGIESSGWIKTITINKGVSDGIGRDMVIVTPLGIAGRIIDAQSTTSKAILVTDPRCTIDVIVQRSRVKGITGGNGADRLILKYVRHEDDVQVGDILISSGLGGIFPKGMAVGEVVRVEKGEDNFFMDVEVKPSADLKRLEDVLIIAGHDSLASSLSLIQ, encoded by the coding sequence ATGGTAAGTTTTGTAAAGAAACATCAGCTCATTATAACTTCTACTCTACTGTGTCTTTTGGCGCTTCATATAGCCTCCACCAATACCAAAGGCATAGGCGGAACCATCGTCACCGGCAAAGTCATCTCTCTTGTAACCTCACCTGTCCAATATGGCATCTCTTCTGCAATCAAGAAAATCAAAACAATATGGGCGTCCTATATATATCTTATAAATGTAAATATGGAAAACACCCTGCTGAAAAACGATATAGAGAAACTTAGGGAGGATAATAATCAATTAAAAGAGGCCCTGCTCCTGAATAACAGATTAAAAGAAATGCTGGCCTTTAAACAGGAGGCAGCGCCGACAGCAGGGGCCGCGTCTGTCATAGGGATTGAAAGCTCAGGATGGATAAAAACTATAACTATAAATAAAGGCGTCTCCGATGGAATCGGGCGGGATATGGTCATCGTGACTCCGCTGGGTATTGCCGGCAGAATAATAGATGCGCAGTCAACAACCTCAAAGGCCATCCTTGTTACAGACCCGCGATGCACTATTGATGTAATCGTACAGAGAAGCAGGGTCAAAGGTATAACTGGGGGCAATGGCGCTGACAGGCTGATATTAAAATATGTGCGACATGAGGATGATGTACAGGTGGGAGATATATTAATATCATCCGGTCTCGGCGGCATATTTCCAAAAGGCATGGCCGTAGGGGAGGTGGTCCGTGTAGAAAAGGGAGAGGATAATTTTTTCATGGATGTGGAGGTAAAACCAAGCGCAGACCTCAAAAGACTGGAAGATGTTCTCATTATTGCAGGACATGACAGCCTTGCATCCTCTCTTAGCCTGATACAATGA
- the mreD gene encoding rod shape-determining protein MreD — MKNFIVYLVLALLFLVIENTLIILFFPSLLIPDVILIMVFYLGFSSRSTLGALTAFSLGYLTDVFSAGVLGASSFTLVVVFVITSMLARLLNLNSMLIKIGGTIFMSILKGILTYFVFRFLNQDIPFYIIFPAAISTGIISPFIFTLLKKVEKKTKITHYNRVDKIEV, encoded by the coding sequence ATGAAGAATTTTATTGTTTATCTTGTCCTTGCCCTGCTCTTTCTGGTAATAGAGAATACCCTGATTATCCTCTTTTTCCCATCACTCCTGATTCCGGACGTTATCCTCATAATGGTTTTTTATCTCGGGTTTAGCAGCCGTTCCACTTTAGGGGCGCTGACAGCCTTCAGTCTTGGTTATCTCACTGATGTGTTTTCAGCAGGGGTACTTGGCGCCTCATCATTTACGCTTGTAGTTGTGTTTGTCATTACATCCATGCTGGCAAGGCTCTTAAATTTAAACAGCATGCTCATAAAGATAGGAGGGACAATCTTTATGAGCATATTAAAAGGAATATTGACATACTTTGTTTTCAGGTTCTTAAACCAGGATATTCCATTCTATATTATCTTTCCCGCAGCAATTTCTACAGGCATAATAAGCCCTTTTATATTCACTCTGCTAAAAAAGGTGGAAAAGAAAACCAAAATCACGCATTACAATAGAGTGGATAAAATAGAAGTATAG
- the mrdA gene encoding penicillin-binding protein 2 encodes MNAYLGQNEPGDLKARLWIATGIAIFIFFLLITRLWFLQIFKGKDFRELSENNRIRLVRTIAPRGLIMDRTGKIIVENRPAFHLSIIPEDVKDWAKIKKVLPAIVNITEEDIESRISQANDRPSFQPVKLKYDLTWEEISRVEAFRLDMPGILLDIEPRRVYPFGDAVSHIVGYLGEIDEQQLKKLKKTNYVPGDFIGKYGIEYQLEKYLRGISGGRQIEADAMGREIKLLKKITPVQGYNVYLTIDIDTQLAANMAMKDKVGAVIAMDPQNGKILAAVSAPSFDPNLFAAGIKKEQWSSLITNPFRVIETKFTQGQYPPASTFKLITAAAALEDNIITPSTKIYAGGSFWFGRREYRDWKAGGHGIIDIHRAIVESSDTFFYQVGLKTGIDRLAYYAKGFGLGGKTGIHLTNEKSGLVPSIKWKKDTFGAKWYEGETISISVGQGYLTTTPLQMLNAYAAIANGGRLFLPQLIDRTETQTGEVIGRFAQQEIGRVPVSPVNMKILQDGLKGVVNENGGTGWTARLPWLEVAGKTGTAQVIRLKENTPRKKPKDTPYEQRDHAWFVGYAPAENPQIAVAVIVEHGGFGAEAAAPVAREVIRTYLKKSVGKPVVNTGLKPEVNPVRSLQTKDEKVIDKFEIPDERTSNGVKASEINATHNEIAEEQDIND; translated from the coding sequence GTGAATGCTTATTTGGGGCAAAATGAACCAGGAGATCTGAAGGCAAGGCTTTGGATTGCAACCGGCATTGCCATATTCATATTTTTTCTGCTCATTACAAGACTATGGTTCCTGCAGATATTCAAAGGAAAAGATTTCAGGGAATTATCAGAAAATAACAGGATAAGACTTGTCAGAACAATAGCGCCGCGCGGACTAATCATGGACAGGACAGGAAAGATAATAGTAGAGAACAGGCCTGCCTTTCATCTCTCAATAATTCCTGAGGATGTAAAAGATTGGGCAAAGATAAAAAAGGTTCTCCCGGCTATTGTTAATATAACTGAGGAAGATATAGAATCAAGGATAAGCCAGGCAAACGACAGACCGTCATTTCAGCCAGTAAAACTAAAGTATGACCTGACATGGGAAGAAATATCAAGGGTTGAGGCCTTCAGGCTTGATATGCCCGGCATTCTGCTGGATATAGAACCAAGACGGGTATATCCTTTTGGAGATGCTGTTTCTCATATTGTCGGGTATCTTGGCGAGATAGATGAACAGCAGTTGAAAAAATTAAAAAAGACCAATTATGTGCCAGGGGATTTTATCGGCAAGTACGGAATAGAATATCAATTGGAAAAATATCTGCGCGGTATAAGCGGCGGCAGGCAGATAGAAGCAGATGCCATGGGAAGGGAGATAAAGCTTCTAAAAAAGATAACCCCGGTACAGGGATATAATGTATACCTCACAATAGATATCGATACACAATTAGCGGCAAACATGGCAATGAAAGACAAGGTCGGGGCAGTAATAGCAATGGATCCTCAAAACGGTAAAATACTTGCCGCAGTAAGCGCCCCCTCCTTTGACCCAAACCTCTTTGCAGCCGGTATTAAAAAGGAACAGTGGAGCAGTCTTATTACAAACCCCTTTCGCGTTATAGAAACTAAATTCACCCAGGGCCAATACCCTCCTGCGTCCACATTTAAACTCATAACCGCCGCGGCAGCGCTTGAAGATAATATAATTACCCCTTCAACAAAGATATATGCAGGCGGATCATTCTGGTTCGGCAGAAGGGAGTACAGGGACTGGAAAGCGGGCGGACACGGCATTATAGACATCCATAGGGCAATTGTGGAATCATCAGACACCTTCTTTTATCAGGTTGGATTAAAAACAGGAATAGACCGTCTTGCATATTATGCAAAGGGTTTCGGACTTGGCGGAAAAACGGGCATTCACCTCACAAATGAAAAATCAGGGCTGGTGCCATCCATCAAATGGAAAAAGGATACATTCGGCGCAAAGTGGTATGAGGGTGAAACAATATCAATATCAGTGGGTCAGGGTTATCTTACAACTACGCCGCTTCAAATGTTAAATGCATATGCCGCCATTGCAAATGGCGGCAGGTTATTCCTGCCTCAACTGATAGATAGAACTGAAACACAGACAGGAGAGGTTATAGGGAGATTCGCGCAACAGGAAATAGGAAGGGTTCCTGTATCACCTGTAAATATGAAGATACTCCAGGATGGGTTAAAAGGGGTGGTAAATGAAAATGGAGGGACTGGATGGACAGCAAGACTACCGTGGTTAGAAGTCGCAGGTAAAACAGGAACTGCCCAGGTAATAAGGCTTAAAGAGAACACACCCAGAAAAAAACCAAAAGACACTCCTTATGAACAGAGGGACCATGCGTGGTTTGTAGGTTATGCGCCGGCAGAAAACCCTCAGATAGCCGTGGCAGTCATTGTAGAACACGGCGGCTTTGGCGCAGAGGCAGCCGCTCCTGTTGCCCGTGAGGTTATCAGGACGTATCTTAAGAAGTCAGTTGGCAAGCCCGTAGTTAATACTGGGCTAAAGCCGGAAGTAAACCCAGTTAGAAGTTTACAAACCAAGGACGAGAAGGTAATTGACAAGTTTGAAATCCCGGATGAGAGAACTTCTAACGGGGTAAAAGCGTCTGAGATAAACGCAACACACAATGAGATAGCAGAGGAGCAGGATATCAATGATTGA
- the rodA gene encoding rod shape-determining protein RodA has protein sequence MIDRRLLVHFDWIIFFLVISLSIIGIINIYSATLMDNNSSLYEKQLIWLAIGLGSMSIITFINYIHLERLAYPIYGLSTTLLIATFLFGRTTAGATRWLDIGIVSFQPSEFVKIAMIIILSKYFSTARIPAKGLSIKGLILPSILILIPFILIIKQPDMGTAIIAFFIFASMVIFAKVRLKTLIAIAAVSLPLVPLGWHFLKGYQKARLMSFWDSTLDPLGTGYHVLQSKIAIGSGRFIGNGFTHGTQGQLRFLPEHHTDFIFSVLSEEWGFAGSFIILTLYFILILWGLNIAQNAKDRFGAFLAFGVSSMFLWHIAINIGMVTGMLPVVGVPLPFISYGGSFLLTAMIGAGILANVSMRRFIF, from the coding sequence ATGATTGACAGAAGATTACTGGTTCATTTTGACTGGATTATATTTTTTTTAGTTATATCCTTGTCTATTATAGGCATTATAAATATTTACAGCGCCACCTTAATGGACAACAACAGCAGCCTGTATGAAAAACAGTTGATATGGCTCGCAATCGGCCTTGGTTCAATGTCCATTATTACCTTTATCAACTACATACATCTGGAAAGGCTTGCATATCCAATCTACGGCTTATCCACTACTCTTTTAATTGCGACATTCCTTTTCGGCCGCACCACAGCAGGCGCCACACGATGGCTCGATATAGGTATTGTTTCATTTCAACCGTCAGAATTTGTAAAGATTGCTATGATAATCATCTTGTCTAAATATTTTAGCACAGCGAGGATCCCTGCCAAAGGGCTGTCTATAAAGGGATTAATACTGCCTTCCATCCTTATTTTAATTCCGTTTATCCTTATTATCAAGCAACCGGACATGGGAACAGCTATTATTGCGTTCTTCATTTTTGCCTCTATGGTCATATTTGCAAAGGTGCGCCTTAAAACGCTTATAGCCATTGCAGCAGTATCTTTACCGCTCGTACCCCTTGGATGGCATTTTTTAAAAGGCTACCAGAAGGCGCGTTTAATGAGTTTCTGGGATTCCACTCTGGACCCTCTGGGCACAGGTTATCACGTACTACAGTCAAAGATTGCCATCGGCTCAGGGAGATTCATAGGAAACGGATTTACACACGGAACCCAGGGACAGCTAAGATTCCTCCCTGAACACCATACAGACTTTATCTTCTCAGTGCTATCTGAAGAATGGGGGTTTGCCGGTTCCTTTATAATCCTGACCCTGTATTTCATTCTGATACTCTGGGGATTAAACATAGCGCAAAATGCAAAGGACAGGTTTGGGGCGTTCCTCGCATTCGGCGTATCATCCATGTTTTTATGGCATATAGCAATAAATATAGGCATGGTGACAGGTATGCTCCCGGTTGTGGGAGTCCCGCTTCCATTTATAAGTTACGGCGGCTCTTTTCTTCTGACAGCAATGATCGGCGCCGGCATACTTGCAAATGTAAGCATGCGGAGGTTTATATTTTAA
- a CDS encoding phosphatidylglycerophosphatase A: protein MATGMYVGYSPYAPGTLGSLPGVIICFFLSQLDPVIYAAAYLTSFLTAIWAASIASKYFAQKDPGQIVCDEVVGFMTAMFLIPFTLFNVIIVFLLFRIFDIFKPFPINVIDRKMESDFGIVLDDVAAGIYSNIAFRLLMLLWSKPA, encoded by the coding sequence ATTGCAACAGGGATGTATGTGGGTTATTCTCCTTATGCGCCGGGAACGCTTGGAAGTCTCCCCGGGGTAATTATATGTTTCTTTTTATCGCAGTTAGACCCGGTAATATACGCAGCAGCCTATCTCACAAGTTTTTTAACTGCAATATGGGCGGCAAGCATTGCAAGCAAATATTTCGCCCAAAAAGACCCGGGGCAGATAGTATGTGATGAAGTTGTAGGCTTTATGACTGCCATGTTTCTGATACCATTTACATTGTTTAATGTAATTATTGTATTCCTCTTGTTCAGGATTTTTGATATATTTAAACCCTTCCCTATTAATGTGATAGACAGGAAAATGGAAAGCGATTTTGGAATAGTATTGGATGATGTTGCGGCCGGCATATACAGTAATATTGCATTCCGCCTGCTTATGCTATTATGGAGCAAGCCAGCATGA
- a CDS encoding CinA family protein, whose amino-acid sequence MDFQSKRKETDGETIGRLMRKLGLTLAVGESCTGGLVCHKITNISGSSKYFRGGVVAYSNVLKERILDVPKDTIKRFGAVSGETAIAMANGARKNLGSDIGIGITGIAGPTGESTAKPVGTVFIAISGKTSEKNKKFLFKGTRQAIKLKASNKALKMLEEFLLTKRYGKR is encoded by the coding sequence ATGGATTTTCAGAGCAAGAGAAAAGAAACAGACGGAGAGACAATAGGCCGCCTTATGAGAAAATTAGGACTTACCCTTGCTGTAGGAGAATCATGCACCGGCGGCCTTGTGTGTCATAAAATAACAAATATATCCGGAAGCTCAAAATATTTCAGAGGCGGGGTTGTGGCATACAGTAATGTTCTGAAAGAGCGGATATTGGATGTGCCGAAAGATACGATCAAAAGATTCGGCGCTGTCAGCGGAGAAACAGCAATTGCAATGGCAAACGGCGCAAGAAAAAATCTTGGCTCTGATATTGGCATAGGGATAACGGGAATAGCAGGGCCGACAGGCGAAAGCACGGCAAAACCTGTTGGAACGGTATTTATAGCCATATCAGGCAAAACAAGTGAAAAAAACAAGAAATTTTTATTTAAAGGAACAAGACAGGCTATAAAACTTAAAGCATCAAATAAGGCGCTTAAGATGCTGGAGGAATTTTTATTAACAAAACGCTATGGAAAAAGATAA
- the thpR gene encoding RNA 2',3'-cyclic phosphodiesterase, with product MEKDKTIRTFIAIELPAKIIDGLKEIQDELKDGTNKVTWVKPENIHLTIKFLGDIEADKIDSIAGLLEGAAAKSHSFDISVKGVGGFPTIDNPRVLWVGIEESNVNLAALYNNIEDALSAIDFAKEERPFKPHLTLGRIKFLKDKKGLKERIERFKDITLGQYMVDSICIFQSRLTPEGAVHTKLKEYRLQITDHSCKP from the coding sequence ATGGAAAAAGATAAAACTATAAGGACATTCATTGCCATAGAGCTGCCGGCAAAGATAATTGATGGTCTAAAAGAAATTCAGGATGAATTAAAAGACGGAACTAATAAGGTAACCTGGGTAAAACCGGAAAATATCCACCTTACAATAAAATTTCTTGGCGATATAGAGGCCGATAAGATAGATAGTATAGCAGGGTTGTTGGAAGGTGCGGCTGCTAAAAGCCACAGCTTTGATATATCTGTCAAGGGGGTCGGAGGCTTTCCGACAATAGATAATCCACGGGTATTATGGGTTGGCATAGAAGAAAGTAATGTAAACCTGGCTGCGCTTTATAACAATATAGAGGATGCGCTATCAGCCATCGACTTTGCAAAGGAGGAGCGGCCTTTTAAACCGCATCTTACACTTGGGAGGATAAAGTTTCTCAAAGATAAAAAAGGGTTAAAGGAACGGATTGAAAGATTCAAAGATATAACACTTGGGCAATATATGGTAGACAGCATCTGCATTTTTCAGAGCAGGCTGACGCCTGAAGGGGCGGTTCATACGAAATTGAAGGAATACAGACTTCAGATAACAGACCATAGTTGCAAGCCGTAG
- a CDS encoding DNA methyltransferase, translated as MTKKVTYRIAGKTKTKRKAPDRVKESIAPYGTILPIAYTRTCNCPPTHINCLTAKEWLKSQIGVWQFFYESRDIRDKSIHPATFPITLAKKVMSLFTHQGELVIDPFAGSGTTLVAAQDLNRNAVGFDLQRKYIDLCKNRLATNQLFNNAQQLAIQDDARNISKYFEPETVSLIWTSPPYANLLNRERKNKSRRDRKNDQLGKVEQYSQDESDLGTMALEKYTEAMGDIYENMLPLLKPKGHCVINVPDMWWENKRITIHVSLIEELRKRGYELRNVIIWDRTNIVNKVGIFGWPSNYITMGVTFEYLLDFWRPATK; from the coding sequence ATGACAAAAAAAGTGACATATAGAATTGCCGGCAAAACAAAGACAAAAAGGAAAGCGCCTGACAGGGTTAAAGAATCAATAGCACCCTATGGAACAATTTTACCTATCGCCTATACTAGAACCTGCAATTGTCCTCCCACTCATATAAATTGTCTAACCGCAAAAGAATGGTTGAAAAGCCAGATCGGTGTTTGGCAATTTTTTTATGAAAGCAGAGACATCCGTGATAAAAGTATCCATCCGGCTACGTTCCCCATTACCTTGGCAAAAAAAGTTATGTCACTATTCACGCATCAAGGGGAACTTGTGATTGACCCGTTTGCCGGGAGTGGCACCACACTTGTAGCTGCTCAAGACCTCAATCGCAATGCCGTAGGTTTTGACTTGCAAAGGAAATATATCGACCTTTGTAAAAACCGTTTGGCTACTAATCAGCTTTTCAACAACGCGCAACAACTGGCGATACAGGATGACGCAAGAAATATCTCAAAATATTTTGAGCCGGAAACCGTAAGTTTAATCTGGACATCTCCGCCTTACGCCAATCTTCTGAATCGTGAAAGAAAAAACAAATCGCGCAGAGACCGCAAAAACGATCAGCTTGGAAAGGTTGAGCAGTATTCTCAAGATGAAAGTGATCTTGGAACTATGGCTCTTGAGAAGTATACAGAGGCTATGGGAGATATTTATGAAAATATGCTTCCCCTTCTGAAACCGAAAGGCCACTGCGTTATCAATGTGCCTGATATGTGGTGGGAAAATAAAAGAATAACAATCCATGTTTCTTTGATAGAAGAGTTGAGAAAACGCGGTTATGAATTGAGAAATGTTATCATTTGGGACAGGACAAATATTGTAAATAAAGTAGGTATCTTTGGCTGGCCAAGCAACTATATTACTATGGGAGTTACTTTTGAATATCTATTGGATTTTTGGAGACCGGCAACGAAATGA